The proteins below come from a single Miscanthus floridulus cultivar M001 chromosome 1, ASM1932011v1, whole genome shotgun sequence genomic window:
- the LOC136456654 gene encoding uncharacterized protein — protein sequence MQPKRASWSDDDTKLLLDLYLQEKEKFNFNQQGLATTGWNNIYTCFPHYDKKQCNKLGSLKKAYLTWKDELSATRLGRDPRTGNIAADPEYWETQAGSQLVTSEDGLLEARHGRQPRFLDQLEALFGDRNRNTGCFMSADGIRESTPLTALRPLDSGGPSSYHSSSKRGTMDNVVNNPKKKKTHSVGEYMARLSESIVVKSTSRDREWTREHAEGSSVAGESEACWNMDNSDEDSQNSSENSFNEMVTAAMAGDYPIVYMLQVPPQVCDFDMRFTYIGTGTEGSAHDMRVKKKADDDASFPRPPSGRYYLVDSSYALRPRFLTPYPNKRQPFRFTKCCNVELIGEDR from the exons ATGCAACCAAAGCGTGCAAGTTGGAGCGACGATGACACCAAGCTGCTGCTGGACCTTTATCTTCAAGAGAAAGAAAAGTTCAACTTCAATCAGCAGGGTCTAGCCACCACTGGCTGGAACAACATTTACACCTGCTTCCCGCATTATGATAAGAAACAGTGCAACAAACTAGGTTCCCTCAAAAAAGCTTACCTAACATGGAAAGATGAGCTATCAGCTACTAGGCTTGGGAGGGACCCACGTACGGGCAACATTGCCGCTGATCCTGAGTACTGGGAAACTCAAGCAGGTTCCCAGCTCGTGACATCG GAAGATGGTCTGTTAGAGGCACGACATGGCAGGCAACCTCGCTTCCTAGACCAGCTTGAGGCACTATTTGGGGACCGCAACCGGAACACGGGTTGTTTCATGTCCGCTGATGGTATTCGTGAGTCAACGCCTCTTACTGCTTTGCGTCCACTAGACTCCGGTGGGCCATCCAGCTACCATTCTAGTTCGAAGAGGGGCACCATGGACAATGTTGTCAACAacccaaagaagaagaagactcatAGCGTGGGGGAGTACATGGCTCGGTTGTCTGAGAGCATTGTTGTAAAGAGCACATCACGGGATAGAGAATGGACCCGTGAACATGCCGAG GGGTCATCAGTTGCCGGCGAGTCTGAAG CCTGCTGGAACATGGACAACAGCGACGAGGACAGTCAAAATTCAAGTGAAAACAGTTTCAACGAGATGGTTACTGCAGCTATGGCGGGAGACTATCCAATTGTGTACATGCTGCAGGTACCGCCACAAG TTTGTGACTTCGACATGAGGTTCACGTATATTGGCACGGGGACAGAGGGTTCAGCACATGACATGCGGGTGAAAAAGAAGGCAGATGACGATGCTTCTTTCCCACGTCCACCATCTG GCCGCTATTACTTGGTGGACTCCAGTTACGCACTTCGCCCCAGATTTCTGACGCCGTATCCAAATAAGAG GCAACCATTTAGATTTACAAAATGTTGTAATGTGGAGCTAATTGGTGAGGACCGCTAA
- the LOC136483710 gene encoding uncharacterized protein produces the protein MDEVTQAVENLKKEWSQAVSQLEENITAIESCGKAGKGTEEANSLPRLNGSAQDALQLLKSLQFRLDLLAQQLPTFDEVQSGQATLKSWDEQYKKLHVSLRNANLQAKDNIRQAAQEERALLLGGGEESTIRRRNLQTKAGMTSAAESITESLRRSRQMMVQEVERSASTLATFDESTSVLRKAEGEYQGHRSLLMRTRGLLSTMQRQDVLDRIILTIGFIIFSLAVLYVVSRRIGLLTLQRKLADAIRSGSLSAEDIVAKAQHGPAPANVPAPAPQIYDEL, from the exons ATGGACGAAGTCACACAAGCTGTTGAAAATCTGAAGAAAGAATGGAGCCAAGCAGTTTCACAGCTTGAGGAGAACATTACTGCAATCGAATCATGTGGGAAAGCAGGGAAAGGGACAGAGGAGGCAAACTCTCTTCCGAGGTTGAATGGTTCTGCACAGGATGCTCTGCAGTTGCTCAAGTCACTGCAGTTCCGGCTTGATCTTCTAGCACAGCAGCTTCCCACTTTTGATGAAGTGCAGTCTGGCCAAGCAACCTTAAAGTCATGGGATGAACAATACAAGAA GCTTCATGTTAGCCTGAGGAATGCTAACTTACAAGCAAAAGATAACATTAGACAAGCTGCTCAAGAGGAG AGGGCACTTCTTCTGGGGGGTGGCGAAGAGTCTACCATCCGTAGGCGTAATCTCCA GACAAAGGCTGGAATGACATCTGCTGCTGAAAGTATCACTGAGAGCCTCCGACGGTCTCGCCAGATGATGGTTCAG GAAGTGGAAAGAAGTGCTAGTACCTTGGCAACATTCG ATGAATCAACAAGTGTTCTCCGGAAGGCTGAAGGTGAATATCAAGGACACCGCTCTTTACTGATGCGTACCCGTGGTTTGCTCTCCACGATGCAACGGCAAGATGTTCTTGATAG GATCATCCTGACTATCGGTTTTATCATCTTCTCCTTGGCGGTACTTTATGTCGTCTCAAGACGTATTGGTCTGTTGACGCTGCAAAGAAAACTGGCCGATGCCATCAGATCAGGTTCTTTATCAGCTGAGGACATTGTAGCGAAAGCCCAACATGGACCTGCCCCAGCAAAtgttcctgctcctgctcctcaaATTTACGATGAACTATGA